ATTATAGTTGCCCGTAGATGGTATTGAATTTGTTGAATGTGATTTTTTAGGTAAAATATCAGGTATTGGTTGTTCAATGTTATTCAATGTCACAGGATTTGTGGGAGGTGTATTGTTAAAGATTGGTGTTGTGTTCAATTgtaaatctaataatggTAACGTATCTACATATAAATCCAAAAGTTTATTGTAATAAATGATTTTctctttatcatttttaacaGGCAATGGAATccaaattaatttttgaatatcttttgtgttgaaatttcttttgaataataaaattttcaattcatttaatgaaaGTACAGAAACAGATGGAGTAGTATTACCTGCTTTTTTATTGCTATTTGAAGTAGTAGTATTTTGCACTGCAagtaaagaagaagaagaagaagaatgtATTGATGGAGTTCTAGAGACATTTGCAGATGGAGTTCTTGATGTGTTTGCAGATGGTgcatttgaaattgaaggAGTAACTATACTATTGTTATTACTTAAATGTGATGAGAGATTAACATTTGAAGAAGTAGAATTTCTTTGAGATGAGAATGGAGAAGTAACTGAATCTCTTTTACTGGAAGTCATTGCTGAAGTTGGTGGTAATGGATAAATGTTTCCTATACTTCTTTGTCGTTTTGATTGAGTTTGAATGTTGccagaagaattatttgtatttgataaatatcGATAATAAATCCTTTTTGAACAACAAAAGTTATGGGGGAACCAGCCTCTTCTAACTTTTGTCTTATTGACCAATTCTTCGGAGATGTGAAGGTCTTTACCAGTTGTGGAACCATCTTTGGAAATATCTACTATAACACCATCCCACCAACcgtttgaatttttttgcaATACATATATGATATCACCTTGATTCAAAGTTAACAAGTTTTGATATTTATGTGATGAATGATTGGATTCATTGCTTATCAATAGATTAGGAGTATATGGATAGATAGCCACCACAGTATCAATTGGACGGACTGGGATGTCCATTTAGAATGAAATAAGATGTGAAAGGGGAGGGGAGTATTGATAATGTTTGGTAGTTTATgtgattatttgaaattatatttttcttagattttaatttttctattattttttttttttttttaaagctGATTGATCTAAAGAAATCTGCAAGGAGGtataaaataagaatattgaaataaatcaaataacataaaaaaaaaaataataataaataaataaaaccAAATTAAACACTTGGAGGgaatataatacaaattgTCTTTATTCTCTGTTCTTAGTATTCTAACtaccttttttttacttaaaaaaaaatatttcttttttttaatttttttttttttcctaatTTGTTCTTTGgtattagaatattattattatcaatataaaTTTCGCTtgtctttcttttttttttttttttcttaatagatttttaaatggtatgaaaaaaaaaaaaaaattttaaaaaaaaaaggaatagATATATGTAAagggaatatataaatataaaggGAATATACGGATGTAAAAGGAAGAGATCAACCGAAGGggaataaatcaattaatagAGGAATGGAATGGCgcaaaatgaaaatgaaacgttgaatattcatttatatatatatacatacaaaTACAAGCACATCAAGCACATCCGAAGACTTAAATTTATAGATAgggtaaaaaaaagtatgaTTTGCCAACATTAAATATTAGGGATGAAATAAGTGGGATTTGTAGTATAAATCAATCTATAATTATGCATAGTTCTCTATAAATAGCTTAGACTTATCTAGTTGTATGACAACAAAGCACAAGTCACatatagtaaaaaaaaaatcaagcATGTAATAAGATAAGCAAATAAGCATAAATCAAAAGTACAATATAATATGAAACTATTGCGTAATCAGACAATCAATTAAGGGAGTGGGTGGTTATTATACAAATGGATCTGAGAGGGTGAGTTTTATAAACAACTAGGCAATTACTTACTAGCTATTAGCTAAGActctttttcatttctaatttttttctagaATATTTTTGGGTTGATACGAATAACATATGATAAGGATGATAAATTCTATTGCTAGTCTAGAGAGGTATTTCTATGGATCAAGATGGTATCGATTCCATGACCAAACACAGTTTTCAATACAAGATGGTATCTAATCAGGGGAAGACCGTTAAGTTGAAGGTTATGTGTGAATGCATGCATGACTCAAGATATCTTGATagattctaataaaaaaaaagatgtaAAGGGATGAGCCTTTGAACAGGGAAACTGACCCTCCTTACAGGGTACATAATGTTTCCTTGTTGACTACTTTGCCAATTATCCTTGTcgtataataataatgactttgtatttttccatataaatttttttgactGAATGACTAGTCATGATGTTCTCACACCATGTTTCCAGAATTACGCTAGCACAAAGTTTGTTGGCCGATGTGCCTACGGGGTGTTCTGAGCCGAGCCGCGGGTTCCCGAAACAGATAGGGGTACAGTTACATTAACCATATTTGGAAACTTCTCCGAACAGTTAACTTTTTTGGGAAAAAGATTCAGAAGGGAAATTCTTGCATGTGAAAGTCCGGGTAAATTGCGGAGTGAGATTTCAAAGTGGAAAGggaagatgaaaatattcaataatacgattaatatcaaaataaaaaaaacaaaaaaacaagttatatatatatatacatctGAGTCGATTGTAACGTTGTAGAAAAGAcgaattaaaattattgtaCATTAGGCTTGCATGCGTGTTTGCATGCGTGCATGcattgtttctttttttttttttttttttttttgtagtGAGTGAAGACTGCGTGTTGATTTGTGGGAGATGACAAATagtggaaaaaaaaaaaataatagaaatacaAGTCTTTTCCATTCATAagtttttcttgttttatCTGAACTTTGATATCAACTCTTTCTGGTCATAAGCTTTTGCATCGATTATTTCGAGATTGCAATTTCCTGTGGTCTTGTCTTATTACTTTCATACtaaaattgtatttttctttattatttttaaagttcGAATATTGTTATATTGTATTACAAGAAGATACGAAATAGAAGTATTAATGCATTATATTATTGACACGAATATGTGAAGTTGAATTATCAATTCTTGCCCTTCACAATTTACCCTAGCTAATgctttttatattattattatcccGTTCATCCGAGAAGcctaaaaattttttaaagatgcGTAATTTTCCATAAACTCATTCAATACGATGGcgtttataatttttcatttcgcaaatttaatataagaagaaattcaaaaaaaataaaaaaagaaaaaagaaaagctGAAAACTAAAATTGAAAGTTCcataaagaaaaagaacaCTTTCCTCATTGACATCATAGAATCATCCATCACATTAGCAATGTCTGAAGAAGTTAAAGCTGCACCAGAAGCTGCTGCTGCACCTGCTGCTGCACCTGCCACTGCACCTGCCGCTACCGCTACTCAACCAATTCTTGGTGAAGACGGTCAACCATTATCTAAAAAAgctttaaagaaattagccaaagaacaagaaaagCAAAGAAAAAAGGAAGAAAGAGCAGCTCAATTACAAAAGGAAAAGGAAGAAAAGGAAGCCAGAGATGCTGCCAACGACACCGCCAAGGAAAACTACGGCAAATTGCCATTGATTCAATCTACTGAAAGAACTGGTGTTGTTAGAATCAAATTCCATAACTTGACTGAAGAAGATAATAACAAAGAGGTTGTGTTTAGAGCCAGAGTGCATAACAAGAGACAACAAGGTGCCACTTTAACTTTCTTAACTCTAAGACAACAAAACGAATTGATTCAAGCCTTGGTTAAAAGTAATTCGGAAGGAACAGTTTCCAAACAAATGGTTAAATGGAGTagtaatttgaatttggaaAGTATTGTTCTTGTGGAAGGTGTTGTTAAGAAAGTCGAAGAACCAATTAAATCAGCGACTGTTCAAAACATGGAAATCCATATCAAAAAGATCAAGACCATTTCCGAAACACCTGAAAACTTGCCAATCTTGTTGGAAGATTGTTCGAGATCTGAATTGGAAGCTGAAAAAGCCGGTTTGCCAGTTGTCAATTTGGACACAAGATTAGATTCTAGAGTGATTGATTTAAGAACAGTGACCAACCAAGCCATTTTCAAGATTCAAAGTGGTGTTTGTGAATTATTCCGtgaatttttaagaaaGAAGGATTTCACCGAGGTTCATACACCAAAATTACTTGGTGCACCAAGTGAAGGTGGTGCCAGTGTGTTTGAAGTTTCATATTTCAAGACAAAGGCATATTTGGCACAATCACCACAATTCCATAAACAACAATTGATGATTGCTGATTTCGAAAGAGTGTTTGAAATTGCACCAGTGTTCCGTGCAGAAAACTCCAACACGCACCGTCATATGACAGAATTCACCGGGTTGGATTTGGAAATGAATTTCGAAGAACATTACCACGAAGTTATGGACATGTTGGGAGAattgtttatatatatcttttctCAATTGGAAACACGTTATAAAAAGGAGATTGAGATTGTTAGAAGACAATATCCTGTGGAAGAATTCAAATTGCCCAAAGATGGTAAGATGGTTAGGATTGAATACAAAGAAGCCATCTCTATGTTGCAAGAAGCCGGTAAAGATGTTGGAGCATACGATGATTTATCTAccgaaaatgaaaaattcttgGGTAAATTGGTCCGTGCCAAATATGATACCGACTTCTACATGTTGGATAAATTCCCATTGGAAATCCGTCCATTCTATACGATGCCGGATGCTCAAAATGGCAAATATTCGAATTCTTATGATTTCTTCATGAGAGGTGAAGAGATTTTGTCAGGTGCTCAAAGAATCCATGATTATGAATTATTGTTGAAGAGAATGGAAGCACATGGGTTGAACCCTGAAGATCCAGGGTTGAAGGATTACTGTGATGGGTTTAAATACGGGTGTGCTCCACATGCAGGTGGTGGTATTGGTTTGGAAAGAGTTGTTATGttttatttggatttgaaAAACATTAGAAGAGCTTCGTTATTCCCTCGTGACCCAAGAAGATTGAGACCATGAAGAACTTTGCTTGTACGGATTTATATAGtctatttttgtttaatcttaataattttgtaaaacGAAACGTTTATCACTACTACAAGGTGTAGCCGCCGAGACAAACGGGGAAGAGCCATGCATGCTTGCGCCTCGAGGCAAGGGAGAATTTTGCAGATGAAACAacaaacaagaaaaaaagaaacggTGCAATGCGAGTTGCGCAGTGGGgggaaaaaaagaaacgcGGAGACGCGAAGTTGCATAAGCATTCTCGAGTATAAAAGAGTCAAGAGCAAAGGGCAAAACAATCACAACAATTTGCTGTAACAAATAAGACCAAcctaaaaacaaaaaaacaaaaataaaataaaataatgcTCTCATCTGCTACCCCCAATCCTGACAGGTACGTCAGACCATTCCAATACTTGATCCAATTCCGTAGAGTAAGAATTCCCGCCATATCGTTGCTTCTCCTAAGCATAGGTGCAACATTGACGTCGAACGCAGTCTTACGGAGTTTGGCAATAGTGAATCTGAcgatattaataataattataaatcaTGTATCTTCGATTTCGTATCGTATCAAGTTAATGGGGGTAACGGGTCAGAAAAACCTGGTGAAACATGTCATCAAGATCCAGCCTGGAAATGATCGGGCCAAATGGGGGAAACTGGCTGTGCAAATGCCGAAGACGTGTCTAGGAGCCGAAGACGCACGTGCTCTGTTTGAGCACGTGCAGGCGCCGAGAAATGGGTGTGCGGGAGCGGGCGGGGGTCACGTGGACGGCGAGGCGCTGCGTCTGCGCGAACTGGTGTGGACGGCACGTGAGGCGCAGAGAGAGGCGGCCGCGGATGCGACGATATATAAGGGTGCGAGCGAGCGTAGCGAGCGAGCATAGGCAGGCCTTAGCATAGGCAGGCCTTAGCATAAGCATAAGCATTAGCATTAGCATTAGCATAAGCGTTAGCATAAGCATTTGCACTAGACCTCAGGCTATACACCGACCTCATCACTTAGCCGCCGTCCCTCTCTACACACACCCTTCCCTCTCTCTCTACACCTACCCCCACCGCCCCCCCACAATGTCCGGAAGCCCTGGCGGAACCCTCAGCGCATTGTCCCCCACGCCTCCAGAACGAGGCTCCTTCCCACTGGACCACGACGGAGAATGCGCTGCTGTCATGCACAAATATCTCGACTGTCTGCGTCTGGCACGTGGCGAAAATGCCCACACCTGTCGTCTGCTGGCCAAACAGTACCTGGCCTGCCGCATGGACAACGGCCTCATGACACGTGACTCGTGGAAGAACCTGGGCCTGCCCGAGACGCCACCGGCCCACGTGACGCCGGCCGAAAGCTTCACCAGCTCCACCCCGACACCGGCGCCCGCACACCACGCGGCTCCCCCCGTGCACCCGCGCGGTCCCCCCGCACCCCCTGGTGGTGTGAGCGGGGCTGTTTAGACCGAAAACGAGAGCGAAAATAAGCGTACGAGAAATCAAGCGGGCCAGTGGGAACGACTGTGAGCCACTGTGAGCCAATGTGAGCCAATGTGAGTAAGCCCTGACTACATTTTTCTACGTTCCGAAGCTCTATGCATAGCGTACATTTCTGCGCATTTCTCTGTGCATTTCGTGGGCGTCTCGCCGCACACCCCGCCCCTGGCCCTGTgcgtatatatatatagaacTTGGCCGCTATGTAGAAATACACCCTATGCATTCGCGAGGCGTATTGGTTTTGTAGTTGTACACTCTTTTGTATTTACAATAGCATAGTTGCATAGTTGCGTAGTTGCATATACACTTTCTAGTTTATCACACACACACAGCATACAAACACACTACTATGCGACCCACGCTAGCTAATCCTAGCGCGAACGCAAATACGATCTCAAATCCTTCAAGAATTAACCCCCCCTTTAACAGGCCCATCTATACTAGTCAAGCCTCGCCTCGTGATTCGCCAGCGTCTTCCATGGATATCGATAAGAAAGAGGTCGAAACGTTTGAAGAGGAAGAGGAGGAACTGGGCGAATCTCGCGATTCGCCCAGTTCCTCCAGCTCTTCCTCAGATGACGTTATCTTCATCAAGGAACAACAGATCCACTCGACCTCGCCTTCGGTAAACACTACTTATTACACTCCGTTGCCAGATAATTATTCCTATACTTTACCCTCGTCGTATAGAAAACAACGTACTATCTCGTTGCCTCAGCTGCCCTTCAGCAGGTTGGCCTACGAGACGGCGAATTATATGTCCCCCCGTGTGGAACGGGACGACGACTTGATCCATCTCACCGGTTCTTCCTCCAAGACGCTTTCGGGCAACAGAAGTGTCAATTTAAAACTGTTGCAGACTCCAGTACCCGACATCACTGTGTTGGAATCCATGCCCTTGACATCGGCAAACTCCAACTCTGTGTCTCCGATGTCCATTACCAATGCAAGTACAAATGCAATGTCAAACACCACGGCTTATTATTCGGGCTCGAATTCCGCGGCTAGCACCAATAGTAGtggtagtagtagtagtagtagtagtaacACTACCACGGGCGGCGTCTCAAACGTCATTACCAAGAAAAGTTCgttaaagaagaattcgttgaaaagaataaaaaaccCTCCCAAATTGACTTCCAAATTGATCATTGGCAAAAAACAACGCACCATTAAagataatttcaaaacagATAAAGACGgtcattatatttataaacagAATGATACATTGGCAAATAACAAATACATTGTCAAGGCGTTGTTGGGTCAAGGGACTTTTGGAAAAGTCTTGAAATGTCTTGTGAATGAACAAGGCGAACCACATTACGTCGCTATCAAAGTCATCAAATCAATCGACCGATATAGAGAGGCCGCAAAGACTGAATTAAGAATCCTCAAGGCCATCCTTACAAATGATCCTCAGGGGATTTACCAATGTTTGCTCTTGAAAGATTGTTTTGATTATAAAAACCACGTCTGTTTTATCACCGAATTGTACGGTAGATCCATCTACGATTTCATGTGTTCCAACGGGATTGCCAGATTCCCCGGCTCACATGTACAAGCCATTGCAAGACAATTGATTCGATCCATTTGTTTCTTGCATGATCTTGGTATCATCCATACCGATTTGAAaccagaaaatattttgctCATCGACGAATCCACAATCGATTACCCCTTGCCACCAAACGTTCTTAATTCAATCTCGTTAAGAAGAAAGACTGCTTCCAATGGTAAACGAAAGATTCTCACCAACCCGGAGATAAAATTGATCGATTTTGGTTCTGCAATCTTTCATGATGAATACCATCCTCCCATAATCTCGACACGTCATTATCGTGCTCCAGAGATTGTTTTGGGACTTGGATGGTCTTATCCATGTGATGTTTGGTCTATTGGATGTGTATTGGTAGAATTGGTTACTGGTGAATCTCTTTATCCAATCCATGAAAATTTGGAACATATGGCCATGATGGAAAGAGTCAATGGATTACCATTCCCACCAAAATTGATTGATAAGatgtttttcaaaattaaaaataagttGGGCAATTTGCCAGCAGATTTGAATTCTACTGTGGTCAAACATTTCAACGATGACACTTTACAATTACAATGGCCAGAGAAAAATTCCAAAGGTCAATACATCACTTCGGAAAAATCCATGCATCGTGTCATGGATGGTTGTTCAAGATTGGATCTACACATTTccaataaattgaaattggaTTATGGTGATGctttcaatatcaattgGAATTTGTCTCCAGATaagaattggaatttgATTACTTGTAATTTACAAACCTCTTCGAGTTTGGACAAGGAAACTTTTCTCTTTTGGTATTGGTTTTTAGATTTATCGAGGAAATTGTTTGAATTCGATCCTACAAAGAGAATTACTGCAAAGGATGCATTGAATCATCCTTGGTTTGGTTTGGGAATATTGGATCAAGGTATTGCAATTTACGAGCAACGAGCGTAACCAACAACAAACGCAACGAGCGTAGCGAGTTGTGAGTATATATTCTAATTGCTACAAACATATCAAGTAGCCTAGCATTCAAacaagttttttttttttcattaatattattatttgttcattattattatttcatattaCGTTTCagtttttcaatttcccATTTTCATATTACATTACACgtttcatttttatcatttccCTTTTATTCCACTTTGAACCCACTTTGAACCCACTTTGATCCCACTTTGATCCCACTTTGATCCCACTTTTATTCCATTTTTCACTTCacttttcattttcagtttttttattttagatCTTCCAACGTCATTcctttataataaaaaaaaaaggttcGTTCTTTCCACTTTTGCACTACATACCCCTTAACTCAACACCATTGCATCTTACTCCATCATTTCTCATCATTTTATATCATATCATttcccttttttttttatttttttttttgtctttttatGTCTTTTTTCCTGCTATTTTACTCACTATCAagtttaaattaaaaaaaaaataaaaaaataataataataataataatactagaTTTATTTTGTCTTTGTCAGCTACAAACCCAGTCATTTGTAGCGTATATATGCATATAgtacatacatatatatacatattaaTAACTTTCAATATTGTATCACGTAATGCGTAGCCGCCGAGCCGCCGAGCCGCCGAGATTCGTAAAGCAAGATTAGTATACGGTGGCAAATgacaattatttaaaaaacacGGAAATctaaatttcatttttttactttttctatacaaatttattatacaaCAGATAATAAACATTAAGATGTATTTACTGATAATAACAAAACATAAAGTCTCttagaatttttcatctttttttatttttttctactaACATAATGATAACGTAATGTTTTGGATGTGAGATACAAGGCAAGGTGTTTTGTAAAACATTTAGCTGTAAAAAATAGAGCATTATGGAGTACTGTGAATTGCCAAAGTTCAATGcgaaataaaaaatgttCTAGGGCAGTATAGTATGGGTGTAATGCGAAACTTTATAATGTAATTGTGTTTGGCAAGTAGAGAGTTATTATGTTTTGTGAGACAAATTTGTATTAGGATGAATCTTTATGACTTACTATGGAAgtcaattttgaaatatgaaCCATTTGCGAAATATATGGTATATTTTGAGGCATCTACATAAATTTGTAAGCCACACcgtttttttcttttttgtttatttttttttggttaaTGTGAAACAAAATTGTGTTAGGGTAGAGCACTATAGTGTATTGTAAAACAAGATTCTGTTAAGGTGGAGCAATATGGTGCACTGTGGAACAATAGTGTATAATGCGAATTAACATTGTGCCAGGATGAAGTAATATTGTGTACTGTGAAACAATCTGGTTTACTTTGAAGCAATATTGTTCTATGCAAAGAATTCTTGTTCTATAGCGGAGCAATATGGTATAGT
The window above is part of the Henningerozyma blattae CBS 6284 chromosome 2, complete genome genome. Proteins encoded here:
- the DPS1 gene encoding aspartate--tRNA ligase DPS1 (similar to Saccharomyces cerevisiae DPS1 (YLL018C); ancestral locus Anc_4.44); the encoded protein is MSEEVKAAPEAAAAPAAAPATAPAATATQPILGEDGQPLSKKALKKLAKEQEKQRKKEERAAQLQKEKEEKEARDAANDTAKENYGKLPLIQSTERTGVVRIKFHNLTEEDNNKEVVFRARVHNKRQQGATLTFLTLRQQNELIQALVKSNSEGTVSKQMVKWSSNLNLESIVLVEGVVKKVEEPIKSATVQNMEIHIKKIKTISETPENLPILLEDCSRSELEAEKAGLPVVNLDTRLDSRVIDLRTVTNQAIFKIQSGVCELFREFLRKKDFTEVHTPKLLGAPSEGGASVFEVSYFKTKAYLAQSPQFHKQQLMIADFERVFEIAPVFRAENSNTHRHMTEFTGLDLEMNFEEHYHEVMDMLGELFIYIFSQLETRYKKEIEIVRRQYPVEEFKLPKDGKMVRIEYKEAISMLQEAGKDVGAYDDLSTENEKFLGKLVRAKYDTDFYMLDKFPLEIRPFYTMPDAQNGKYSNSYDFFMRGEEILSGAQRIHDYELLLKRMEAHGLNPEDPGLKDYCDGFKYGCAPHAGGGIGLERVVMFYLDLKNIRRASLFPRDPRRLRP
- the TBLA0B10010 gene encoding uncharacterized protein gives rise to the protein MLSSATPNPDRYVRPFQYLIQFRRVRIPAISLLLLSIGATLTSNAVLRSLAIVNLTILIIIINHVSSISYRIKLMGVTGQKNLVKHVIKIQPGNDRAKWGKLAVQMPKTCLGAEDARALFEHVQAPRNGCAGAGGGHVDGEALRLRELVWTAREAQREAAADATIYKGASERSERA
- the COX19 gene encoding Cox19p (similar to Saccharomyces cerevisiae COX19 (YLL018C-A); ancestral locus Anc_4.43), whose product is MSGSPGGTLSALSPTPPERGSFPLDHDGECAAVMHKYLDCLRLARGENAHTCRLLAKQYLACRMDNGLMTRDSWKNLGLPETPPAHVTPAESFTSSTPTPAPAHHAAPPVHPRGPPAPPGGVSGAV
- the KNS1 gene encoding serine/threonine protein kinase KNS1 (similar to Saccharomyces cerevisiae KNS1 (YLL019C); ancestral locus Anc_4.42); this encodes MRPTLANPSANANTISNPSRINPPFNRPIYTSQASPRDSPASSMDIDKKEVETFEEEEEELGESRDSPSSSSSSSDDVIFIKEQQIHSTSPSVNTTYYTPLPDNYSYTLPSSYRKQRTISLPQLPFSRLAYETANYMSPRVERDDDLIHLTGSSSKTLSGNRSVNLKLLQTPVPDITVLESMPLTSANSNSVSPMSITNASTNAMSNTTAYYSGSNSAASTNSSGSSSSSSSNTTTGGVSNVITKKSSLKKNSLKRIKNPPKLTSKLIIGKKQRTIKDNFKTDKDGHYIYKQNDTLANNKYIVKALLGQGTFGKVLKCLVNEQGEPHYVAIKVIKSIDRYREAAKTELRILKAILTNDPQGIYQCLLLKDCFDYKNHVCFITELYGRSIYDFMCSNGIARFPGSHVQAIARQLIRSICFLHDLGIIHTDLKPENILLIDESTIDYPLPPNVLNSISLRRKTASNGKRKILTNPEIKLIDFGSAIFHDEYHPPIISTRHYRAPEIVLGLGWSYPCDVWSIGCVLVELVTGESLYPIHENLEHMAMMERVNGLPFPPKLIDKMFFKIKNKLGNLPADLNSTVVKHFNDDTLQLQWPEKNSKGQYITSEKSMHRVMDGCSRLDLHISNKLKLDYGDAFNINWNLSPDKNWNLITCNLQTSSSLDKETFLFWYWFLDLSRKLFEFDPTKRITAKDALNHPWFGLGILDQGIAIYEQRA